One region of Oxalobacteraceae bacterium OTU3CAMAD1 genomic DNA includes:
- a CDS encoding response regulator transcription factor has protein sequence MSDVDAQQENQLNILIAHGDAIVSAGLAALLAQQADLHITIAKDDAAASHANTDVIILDHQGAMEHMRRRAGAYPGDRRPRVLIVTQLDREWDVYTAMMAGVHGYLLQNADLEQLLRAVHTLGRGMHYLSADLSHCVAHSSNRIGLTGRETDVLQLLAQGLCNKSIARELGIGAGTVKTHVKGLCDKLGATARTHAVVLAMRRGLVAK, from the coding sequence ATGAGTGACGTCGATGCACAGCAAGAAAACCAACTCAATATATTGATTGCCCATGGCGACGCGATTGTCAGCGCCGGCCTGGCCGCGTTGCTCGCGCAACAGGCTGATTTGCACATCACCATCGCCAAGGACGACGCCGCAGCCAGCCATGCGAACACCGATGTCATCATCCTAGATCACCAAGGCGCGATGGAACACATGCGTCGCCGGGCCGGCGCGTACCCGGGGGACAGGCGTCCCCGCGTGCTGATTGTCACCCAGCTGGATCGTGAATGGGATGTGTACACCGCCATGATGGCGGGCGTGCACGGCTACCTGCTGCAAAACGCCGACCTCGAACAACTGCTGAGAGCCGTGCATACACTGGGCCGTGGCATGCACTATCTCAGCGCCGACTTGAGTCACTGCGTGGCCCACAGCTCCAACCGGATCGGCCTCACCGGCCGCGAGACGGACGTGCTGCAGTTGCTGGCACAAGGCCTGTGCAACAAGTCGATCGCGCGGGAACTGGGCATCGGCGCCGGTACGGTGAAGACGCACGTCAAGGGCCTGTGCGACAAGCTTGGCGCGACGGCGCGCACCCACGCCGTGGTGCTGGCCATGCGACGCGGCTTGGTGGCGAAATAG
- a CDS encoding protein-L-isoaspartate O-methyltransferase: MNIEQARFNMIEQQIRPWDVLDPDVLELLHVVKRENFVPAAHKALAFVDAEIPLPGGESMLMPKIEARLLQDVNLKKHENVLEIGTGSGYMAALLAHKGRHVTTVEISPELKALAEKNLADNGVTNVKVELGNGAQGWPNGAPYDVIVVSGSLPVLPESLLQQLKVGGRLAVIIGQAPAMKAQLITRTGEAGYDTRTLFETSVKPLASATTPSAFQF, encoded by the coding sequence ATGAATATCGAACAAGCCCGTTTCAACATGATCGAACAGCAAATCCGTCCTTGGGACGTCCTCGACCCGGACGTTCTGGAGCTGTTGCACGTGGTTAAACGTGAGAATTTCGTACCCGCCGCGCACAAGGCGCTGGCCTTCGTCGACGCCGAGATCCCGCTGCCAGGCGGCGAGTCGATGCTGATGCCTAAGATCGAGGCGCGCCTGCTGCAGGACGTGAACCTGAAAAAGCACGAGAACGTGCTCGAGATCGGCACCGGTTCCGGCTACATGGCCGCGCTGCTGGCGCACAAGGGCCGCCACGTGACGACGGTGGAAATCTCGCCGGAACTGAAGGCGCTGGCGGAAAAGAATTTGGCCGACAACGGCGTGACCAATGTGAAGGTCGAGCTGGGCAACGGCGCACAGGGCTGGCCGAACGGCGCGCCGTACGACGTGATCGTCGTGTCGGGCTCGCTGCCGGTGCTGCCGGAGTCGCTGTTGCAGCAGTTGAAGGTGGGCGGACGTCTGGCCGTCATCATCGGCCAGGCGCCGGCGATGAAGGCGCAATTGATTACCCGTACCGGCGAAGCCGGCTACGACACGCGCACCTTGTTCGAGACCAGCGTCAAGCCGCTGGCCTCGGCGACGACGCCGTCGGCCTTCCAGTTTTAA
- a CDS encoding TetR/AcrR family transcriptional regulator has protein sequence MQASQDTKPRWERRKDARPQELLAAALEQFVERGYAATRLEDVAKRAGVSKGTLYLYFTNKEELFKAVVRENIVQAIGEAEQDAAVFEGHSGELLRTILMAWWDEICTTHLAGITKLMLSEGHNFPELAKFYNEEVVKRGSDLITSVLVRGIGRGEFRPVDPAVMTPVLIAPVMMLMMWTNSFMPACEMPAIDPRAFMDTFIGTTLGGLEAVAP, from the coding sequence ATGCAAGCCTCTCAAGACACCAAGCCACGCTGGGAGCGGCGCAAGGACGCGCGGCCGCAGGAGTTGCTGGCCGCCGCACTGGAGCAGTTCGTCGAACGTGGCTATGCCGCCACCCGTCTTGAAGACGTGGCCAAGCGCGCCGGCGTGTCCAAGGGCACGCTGTACCTGTATTTCACCAACAAGGAAGAGCTGTTCAAGGCCGTCGTGCGCGAGAACATCGTGCAAGCCATCGGTGAGGCCGAGCAGGACGCGGCCGTGTTCGAAGGCCACAGCGGCGAGCTGCTGCGCACCATCCTGATGGCCTGGTGGGACGAGATCTGCACCACCCACCTGGCGGGCATTACGAAGCTGATGCTCTCCGAAGGCCACAATTTCCCAGAACTTGCCAAGTTTTACAACGAAGAGGTGGTCAAGCGCGGCAGCGACCTGATCACCAGCGTGCTGGTGCGCGGCATCGGCCGGGGCGAGTTCCGGCCGGTCGATCCGGCCGTCATGACGCCTGTCTTGATCGCGCCGGTGATGATGCTGATGATGTGGACCAACTCCTTCATGCCGGCCTGCGAGATGCCGGCCATTGATCCGCGCGCCTTCATGGACACCTTCATCGGCACCACCTTGGGCGGGCTGGAAGCGGTCGCCCCGTGA
- a CDS encoding alginate export family protein has protein sequence MSKSRVAGMRAALVIPLLLATDAALAQFRPLRFDDDFSAQRRQCIGNGSGNANANGGACWKDRPVADGVRLSIGGDVRLRYEHAGNPRYGLERQDRWGVLMQRGSVFADLRVGGHWRGFAQLASSFTNGRAAGPSPVDENRLDPTNLFLEWQSERDGESGMGVRVGVQELQFGSGRSIDAREGPNVRRSFEAVRAYATSGPWRVDAFAAAPRQNRPGSFDDAHSRTQKLHGVYATRTGGLTSWDAYALYYDDAVARYAQGVAHERRWSLGTRVFGSRTVWDWNWEAAAQGGRFGDARIGAWSLATDTGYTFGGVAGQPRAALLLAIASGDKDPGDQRLGTLNPIYPRGNYFGDEATLGPRNFANIHPALTMRLAPRVQLNASLDFFWRYSLRDGVYAPNGTLMRAAGGSRARYVATIASLGATWTLAPGWSSTAVVAYAQPGAFLRETGADDALSFISISAQYRF, from the coding sequence ATGTCGAAGAGCCGGGTAGCGGGCATGCGCGCGGCGCTCGTCATCCCCTTGCTGCTGGCGACCGATGCCGCGCTGGCGCAGTTCCGGCCATTGCGGTTCGACGACGACTTTAGCGCTCAACGCCGGCAATGCATCGGCAACGGCAGCGGCAACGCCAACGCCAACGGCGGCGCCTGCTGGAAGGACCGCCCGGTCGCGGATGGGGTACGCCTCAGTATCGGCGGCGACGTGCGCTTGCGCTACGAGCATGCCGGCAATCCGCGCTATGGACTGGAACGCCAGGACCGATGGGGGGTATTGATGCAGCGCGGCTCCGTCTTCGCGGACCTGCGCGTGGGCGGGCACTGGCGCGGCTTCGCCCAGTTGGCCAGTTCGTTCACCAACGGCCGCGCCGCAGGCCCATCCCCGGTGGACGAGAACCGGCTCGATCCCACCAACTTATTTCTCGAATGGCAATCGGAGCGGGATGGCGAAAGCGGCATGGGCGTGCGTGTCGGCGTCCAGGAGCTGCAGTTCGGATCGGGGCGCAGCATCGATGCCCGCGAGGGCCCGAACGTACGGCGCAGCTTCGAAGCCGTCCGCGCCTATGCGACCAGCGGCCCCTGGCGTGTCGACGCCTTCGCGGCGGCGCCCCGGCAGAACCGTCCGGGCAGCTTCGACGACGCCCACTCGCGGACCCAAAAGCTGCATGGCGTCTACGCGACCCGTACCGGAGGCCTGACCTCCTGGGACGCCTACGCGCTGTATTACGACGACGCCGTGGCCCGCTACGCCCAGGGCGTGGCACACGAACGCCGCTGGTCGCTCGGCACCCGCGTGTTCGGGAGCCGCACAGTCTGGGACTGGAACTGGGAAGCCGCCGCGCAGGGAGGACGTTTCGGCGACGCCCGGATCGGCGCCTGGTCGCTCGCCACCGATACCGGCTACACGTTCGGCGGCGTGGCCGGCCAACCGAGAGCGGCGCTGCTCCTCGCCATCGCCAGCGGCGACAAGGACCCCGGGGACCAACGCCTCGGCACCCTCAACCCGATCTACCCGCGCGGTAATTATTTCGGCGACGAAGCGACGCTCGGGCCGCGCAACTTCGCCAACATCCACCCGGCGCTGACCATGCGGCTCGCGCCCCGGGTCCAGCTGAACGCCAGCCTCGATTTTTTCTGGCGTTACAGCCTGCGCGACGGCGTCTACGCACCCAACGGCACGTTGATGCGGGCCGCCGGCGGTAGTCGTGCCCGCTACGTGGCGACCATCGCATCGCTCGGCGCCACCTGGACGCTGGCCCCGGGCTGGTCGTCGACCGCTGTGGTCGCCTACGCGCAGCCCGGCGCCTTCCTGCGCGAGACCGGCGCCGACGATGCGCTGAGCTTCATCAGCATCAGTGCGCAATACCGGTTCTGA
- a CDS encoding glycoside hydrolase family 95 protein: protein MNKKTNGVSEGRRQLLVSAGLAMAFPGLAGATVVATTAGGGRENLELWYQRPAGAWVEALPVGNGRLGAMCFGRVAQERIQLNEDTLYAGGPYDPNNPRSLEALPAVRKLIDQGKFAEAADLISSSMMATPMKQMPYGAAGDLLLDFAGIAGAGGYRRSLELDTAIATTRFTDGKARHLREVFASAPDQVLVIRLTAQGGTLDFDLGYRHPADAKYGVTDYEGQRKEAAAPIGAPWDYREPPRAGQPPSTLSVRADGRDALLVEGRNIESMGIPAALRYAVRVKAVGDGTITTRGERIEVRGARTVTLLVAAATSYINYADVGGDPLKTVRAQTESAAAKPYARLRAEHLAAHRKLFRRLSLRIGSSAGSDAAAATPTNERIAAVEARPDAALAALYVQYGRYLLMSSSRPGSQPANLQGLWNEGTNPPWGSKYTININTQMNYWPVESANLGECVEPLARMVEDLAVTGAVTARKGYGARGWMAHHNTDLWRAAAPIDGPKWGMWPCGGAWLCQALWEHYEYNPDQAWLRRIYPLLKGASLFFVDTLVEDPQGRGLVTSPSISPENEHHNGVATCAGPAMDRQIVRDLFGWTLKAHALLKDGDGAFATTLETMRARLPADRIGAQGQLQEWLEDWDAGAPEQQHRHVSHLYAVYPSEQINLRDTPELIAAAKVTLNRRGDRSTGWATAWRLALWTRMGEGERAYSILQGLLGPERTYPNMFDSHPPFQIDGNFGGAAAILDMLVQSWGGEIHILAALPKAWPEGALRGVRAKGGVELDLDWADGKMKRLRLRGKPHDKVRVRYRDRLIQVVLDKKGAGAVM from the coding sequence TTGAACAAGAAGACGAACGGTGTTTCTGAAGGCCGGCGGCAGCTGCTGGTGTCGGCCGGGTTGGCGATGGCGTTTCCCGGACTGGCAGGCGCCACGGTGGTCGCCACCACGGCGGGCGGCGGCCGTGAAAATCTCGAACTTTGGTACCAACGGCCAGCCGGCGCGTGGGTCGAAGCGCTACCGGTCGGCAACGGCCGCCTGGGGGCGATGTGCTTCGGACGGGTCGCCCAGGAGCGCATCCAGCTCAACGAGGACACGCTGTACGCGGGCGGGCCGTACGACCCGAACAATCCGCGTTCGCTGGAGGCGCTGCCTGCGGTCAGGAAGCTGATCGACCAAGGCAAGTTCGCCGAGGCGGCGGATTTGATCTCCTCGTCGATGATGGCCACGCCGATGAAGCAGATGCCCTACGGCGCGGCCGGCGACCTGCTGCTCGACTTCGCGGGCATCGCGGGCGCCGGCGGCTATCGGCGTTCGCTCGAACTGGACACTGCCATCGCCACCACCCGTTTCACGGACGGCAAGGCGCGGCACCTGCGCGAAGTGTTCGCCAGCGCGCCCGACCAGGTGCTGGTAATACGCCTGACCGCGCAGGGCGGCACGCTCGATTTCGATCTCGGTTACCGGCATCCAGCCGATGCCAAGTACGGCGTGACCGACTACGAAGGCCAGCGGAAAGAGGCGGCGGCGCCGATCGGCGCGCCGTGGGACTATCGCGAACCGCCGCGCGCCGGCCAGCCGCCGTCCACCTTGTCCGTGCGCGCCGATGGCCGCGATGCGCTGCTGGTCGAAGGGCGCAATATCGAATCGATGGGCATTCCGGCGGCGCTGCGCTACGCGGTGCGCGTGAAGGCCGTCGGCGACGGTACGATCACCACGCGCGGCGAGCGCATCGAGGTGCGCGGCGCGCGCACGGTGACGCTGCTGGTGGCGGCGGCGACCAGCTACATCAACTACGCCGATGTCGGCGGCGATCCGCTCAAGACCGTGCGCGCGCAAACCGAGTCCGCCGCCGCCAAGCCGTATGCGCGCTTGCGCGCCGAGCACCTTGCCGCGCACCGGAAGCTGTTCCGCCGGCTGTCGCTGAGGATCGGCTCGAGCGCGGGTTCCGATGCCGCCGCCGCGACGCCGACCAACGAACGCATCGCCGCCGTCGAGGCGCGCCCGGACGCCGCGCTGGCGGCGCTGTATGTGCAGTACGGCCGCTACCTGCTGATGTCGTCGTCGCGCCCCGGCAGCCAGCCGGCCAACCTGCAAGGCTTGTGGAACGAGGGAACCAATCCGCCGTGGGGCTCCAAGTACACCATCAACATCAACACCCAGATGAATTACTGGCCGGTCGAATCGGCCAACCTGGGCGAGTGCGTCGAACCGCTGGCGCGCATGGTGGAGGACTTGGCGGTCACCGGCGCCGTCACCGCGCGCAAGGGCTACGGCGCGCGCGGCTGGATGGCGCACCACAACACCGATCTGTGGCGCGCCGCCGCGCCCATCGACGGCCCGAAATGGGGCATGTGGCCGTGCGGCGGCGCCTGGCTGTGCCAGGCGTTGTGGGAGCACTACGAATACAACCCGGACCAGGCCTGGTTGCGCCGCATCTATCCGCTGCTGAAAGGGGCGTCCTTGTTCTTCGTCGATACGCTGGTCGAGGATCCGCAGGGCAGGGGGCTGGTCACGTCGCCGTCGATCTCACCCGAGAATGAGCATCACAACGGCGTGGCCACCTGCGCCGGCCCGGCCATGGACCGCCAGATCGTACGCGACCTGTTCGGCTGGACGCTCAAGGCCCATGCGCTGCTCAAGGACGGCGATGGCGCCTTCGCCACCACCTTGGAGACGATGCGCGCCCGCTTGCCGGCCGACCGCATCGGCGCGCAGGGGCAGTTGCAGGAATGGCTGGAGGATTGGGATGCCGGCGCGCCGGAGCAGCAGCACCGCCATGTCTCGCATTTGTACGCGGTGTATCCGAGCGAGCAAATCAACCTGCGCGACACGCCGGAGCTGATCGCGGCGGCGAAGGTCACGCTCAACAGGCGCGGCGACAGATCCACCGGCTGGGCGACGGCGTGGCGGCTGGCGCTGTGGACGCGCATGGGCGAGGGCGAGCGCGCCTACTCGATCCTGCAAGGGCTGCTGGGGCCGGAGCGCACCTATCCGAACATGTTCGATTCCCATCCGCCGTTCCAGATCGACGGCAACTTCGGCGGCGCGGCGGCGATCCTGGACATGCTGGTGCAGTCCTGGGGCGGCGAGATCCATATCCTCGCGGCGCTGCCGAAGGCGTGGCCGGAAGGCGCGCTGCGCGGCGTGCGCGCCAAGGGCGGCGTCGAGCTCGATTTGGACTGGGCCGACGGCAAGATGAAGCGCCTGCGCCTGCGCGGCAAGCCCCACGACAAGGTGCGGGTGCGCTATCGCGACCGCTTGATACAGGTCGTATTGGACAAAAAAGGAGCGGGCGCGGTGATGTAG
- a CDS encoding LysR family transcriptional regulator → MDIEELRTFVEVADAGGISAAALRLGVAKSIVSRRLARLEADLGVQLLSRTTRGAALTEAGATFRDHAARACAEVDLARETIAPAGELRGRLRIAAPLTFGPTHFAPLLAEMARRHPQLQIHTCYSDHVVNLVAEGYDCAIRVGYLQDSNLVARCVGPVHATTVASPEYIKAHGAPTTPEELLAHQALMQGTETWHFLDGEKTISVRPQGRFKADNGAALVAAAVAGLGVGHLPDMIIREHLSSGALIPVMTRYPVLPAAAYVVRPPGQHPAKKVRMLAELLIEYFETMPSVARRP, encoded by the coding sequence GTGGACATCGAAGAATTGCGGACATTTGTGGAAGTGGCCGATGCCGGCGGGATCTCGGCCGCCGCGCTCAGGCTCGGTGTCGCCAAGTCGATTGTCAGCCGCCGGCTCGCCAGGCTGGAAGCGGACCTGGGCGTCCAGCTGCTGTCCCGCACCACGCGCGGGGCGGCGCTGACGGAAGCCGGGGCCACGTTCCGCGACCATGCGGCCAGGGCCTGCGCCGAGGTCGATCTGGCAAGGGAAACGATCGCACCGGCCGGCGAGTTGCGCGGCCGCTTGCGCATCGCCGCCCCGCTGACGTTCGGCCCGACGCACTTCGCCCCACTGCTCGCGGAGATGGCGCGACGCCATCCGCAGCTGCAAATCCACACCTGCTATAGCGACCATGTCGTCAACCTGGTCGCGGAAGGCTATGACTGCGCGATACGCGTCGGCTATCTCCAGGACTCCAATCTCGTCGCTCGGTGCGTCGGGCCGGTTCACGCAACCACCGTGGCGAGTCCGGAATATATCAAGGCCCACGGGGCGCCCACGACGCCGGAAGAACTGCTCGCCCACCAGGCGCTGATGCAGGGTACGGAAACATGGCATTTCCTGGACGGCGAGAAAACCATATCGGTACGCCCGCAAGGACGCTTCAAGGCGGACAACGGCGCGGCGCTGGTGGCCGCCGCGGTCGCCGGCCTCGGCGTCGGCCATCTCCCTGACATGATCATTCGAGAACATTTGAGCTCCGGCGCGCTCATCCCTGTCATGACGCGGTATCCGGTGCTGCCGGCGGCGGCATACGTCGTCCGGCCACCCGGCCAGCATCCGGCAAAAAAGGTACGCATGCTGGCCGAGCTGCTGATCGAGTATTTCGAAACGATGCCTTCCGTTGCAAGACGCCCGTAG
- a CDS encoding DUF1330 domain-containing protein, translating to MNNLIARAVLGVAIVFATATGQAQDAQPASATSAKAPARAYLIGNYVIRDQAMFQRYLEAANALAPRYAVKVIVFDNNTRKLEGNAQAVTVIAEFPNMAEAERFYYSAEYTEAKKLRVGSTEGLVVLAEGLSPAGK from the coding sequence ATGAACAACCTCATTGCACGCGCAGTCCTCGGAGTCGCCATCGTGTTCGCCACGGCCACGGGACAGGCGCAGGACGCGCAGCCAGCTTCGGCCACTTCAGCCAAGGCGCCGGCGCGCGCCTACCTCATCGGTAATTACGTGATCCGTGACCAGGCGATGTTCCAGCGGTACCTGGAGGCCGCCAACGCGCTTGCCCCGAGGTACGCCGTCAAGGTCATCGTCTTCGATAACAACACGCGCAAGCTTGAGGGGAACGCGCAGGCGGTGACGGTCATCGCCGAGTTTCCCAACATGGCCGAGGCCGAGCGCTTCTACTATTCCGCCGAGTACACCGAGGCAAAGAAATTGCGCGTCGGATCGACCGAAGGCTTGGTCGTGCTGGCCGAAGGGTTGAGTCCAGCGGGGAAATAA
- a CDS encoding AraC family transcriptional regulator produces the protein MSKAIQLPENVATLTTSSRGWNGVNVDLVEYTCTGSVLVRLERNERSTRLGAQLEEVGRDHAEPRSAPHIPNPHAYKPRPMWFVPAEMELWGHAAEPSYLKCATISFDGNMLQERLGMPGSLGPIDVPRLRFSDDRLWTLIRLLADAIHCSDPTAQLYGDSLTAAIASLVFERPKEEKGGKSGLSAIQLKDAMNFLEAKLPARVELAALAELAGLSQSHYCRAFKASTGVAPYQWQLQARVERAKDLLLNTNDRLEDVAEATGFADAVHFGRTFRKMMGVTPAAWRMDRLT, from the coding sequence ATGTCAAAAGCAATCCAACTCCCCGAGAACGTGGCCACGCTGACGACCTCCAGCCGTGGCTGGAATGGCGTGAACGTCGATCTGGTGGAATACACCTGCACGGGCAGCGTGCTGGTTCGACTGGAACGCAACGAAAGGTCGACCCGGCTCGGCGCCCAGCTTGAAGAGGTCGGGCGGGACCACGCCGAGCCCCGGTCGGCGCCCCACATACCCAATCCCCATGCCTACAAGCCGCGACCGATGTGGTTCGTGCCGGCGGAGATGGAGCTGTGGGGACATGCGGCGGAACCGAGCTATCTCAAGTGCGCAACGATCAGCTTCGACGGCAATATGCTACAGGAGCGTCTGGGCATGCCCGGGTCGCTGGGACCGATCGACGTTCCGCGCCTGCGCTTTTCGGATGACCGGTTGTGGACGTTGATCCGCTTGCTTGCGGATGCGATCCACTGCTCCGACCCCACCGCGCAACTGTATGGCGACTCGCTCACGGCGGCGATCGCATCCCTGGTGTTCGAACGCCCCAAGGAGGAAAAAGGCGGCAAGTCCGGGCTCTCGGCGATCCAGTTGAAGGATGCGATGAATTTTCTAGAGGCGAAGTTGCCGGCGCGGGTGGAACTCGCGGCACTGGCGGAACTGGCCGGTTTGTCGCAATCGCACTACTGCCGCGCCTTCAAGGCGTCGACCGGGGTGGCGCCGTATCAGTGGCAGTTACAGGCCCGTGTCGAGCGGGCCAAGGATCTGCTGTTGAACACCAATGATCGCCTGGAGGACGTCGCCGAAGCCACCGGCTTCGCGGACGCGGTGCATTTTGGCCGGACCTTCCGCAAGATGATGGGCGTTACCCCAGCCGCATGGCGGATGGACAGGCTCACTTAG
- a CDS encoding RNA polymerase sigma factor, which translates to MTTLTPTHDTDLLRQMRAGTAAAFQALYQRHQAPLFRFALLRSGSADTAADIVQEVFMGLLTDSFKFDPLRGELRTFLFGVARNLVLKHEEPRRRHDSLPEPDDDGEVDSEVGSEDAEPLSRMLDNELAEEVRCALARLAPVFRDAVILFELHDLSYLEIAAICQVDIGTVRSRLSRGRAALAKHLAAHRPSLQNANREGADHACR; encoded by the coding sequence ATGACGACCCTGACCCCTACCCACGATACCGACTTGCTGCGCCAGATGCGCGCCGGCACGGCAGCGGCCTTCCAGGCCCTGTACCAGCGCCACCAAGCCCCGCTGTTTCGCTTCGCGCTGTTGCGCAGCGGCTCGGCCGACACCGCCGCCGACATCGTGCAGGAAGTGTTCATGGGCCTGCTCACGGACAGCTTCAAGTTCGACCCGTTGCGCGGCGAGCTGCGTACCTTCCTGTTCGGCGTGGCGCGCAACCTGGTGCTCAAGCACGAAGAGCCGCGCCGGCGCCACGACAGCCTGCCCGAGCCGGATGACGATGGAGAAGTCGACAGCGAGGTTGGCAGCGAGGACGCAGAGCCGCTCTCGCGCATGCTGGACAACGAACTGGCCGAGGAAGTGCGGTGCGCGCTGGCCCGGCTGGCGCCGGTCTTCCGCGACGCCGTCATCCTGTTCGAACTGCATGACCTGTCCTACCTGGAGATCGCGGCGATCTGCCAGGTCGATATCGGCACCGTCCGCTCACGCCTGTCGCGTGGCCGGGCGGCGCTGGCCAAACACCTGGCGGCGCACCGCCCCAGCCTGCAGAATGCGAACCGAGAAGGAGCCGATCATGCATGCCGATGA
- a CDS encoding amidohydrolase: MALKSILLIGLMVLNGLGNAHAQTSQEAPGADLIVHNAKVFTGNRAQPAASAVAVKNGRIYSVGTDAEMLALKSANTKVIDSRGRRLIPGIIDAHTHVLNEGGYNYTLRWEGVPTLRRALAMLGEQAKRTPKGQWVKVIGGWSPYQFEEKRFPTMEELRRAVPDRPLIVQYAYNRAFMNQLAMDALGVGTDKFPMLPGTELEKDKQGKYTGVVHGYTFTFIALETMVPQLSFDEEVSSLVQTIHSLNRFGVTSIVDAGTGFRGYPKAQRTVDVVARDNRLNIRMPFVDIQFGDAADFNVVDAQVKAITKTAPISPGHNLHPQLAHGHVYRGAGELLSVEVHDHENFDRPAVIIEPAKMRELVERDISKLVQRRIPFREHISYDENITPFLDALEQLNQKTPLDGLRWSLEHAETISPANIARVKALGGGIALDTKMALHGDGFIKTYGREKALQTPRLRQLVDSGIPLAMTTDAFRAASFNPWVGISWMVSGKSISGAEVLAKDNRLSRAEALGLFTRKAAWFLNAESEMGMIAPGHLADFVLLDQDYFEVEESRIKSIASVLTVMDGRVVYGAQEYQSLAPVLPEILPVWSPIKHFGGYYQAR, encoded by the coding sequence ATGGCATTGAAGTCAATACTACTGATCGGACTCATGGTGCTGAATGGCCTGGGCAACGCCCATGCGCAAACCAGTCAAGAGGCCCCAGGCGCGGACCTGATCGTGCACAACGCAAAAGTCTTCACCGGGAATCGCGCACAACCGGCGGCGTCCGCCGTCGCCGTCAAAAACGGCCGCATCTACTCGGTCGGCACCGATGCCGAGATGCTGGCGTTAAAGAGCGCCAACACCAAGGTCATCGATTCCCGGGGCCGACGGCTAATTCCAGGCATCATCGACGCGCATACGCACGTGCTCAATGAGGGCGGCTACAACTACACCTTGCGCTGGGAGGGCGTGCCGACGCTGCGCCGCGCCTTGGCGATGCTCGGCGAGCAAGCCAAACGCACACCGAAAGGCCAATGGGTGAAGGTGATCGGCGGCTGGTCGCCCTACCAGTTCGAAGAGAAGCGCTTCCCCACCATGGAGGAACTGCGCCGGGCCGTCCCCGATCGCCCGTTGATCGTCCAGTACGCCTACAACCGCGCCTTCATGAACCAGCTGGCGATGGACGCCCTCGGCGTGGGTACCGACAAGTTTCCCATGTTGCCGGGCACCGAGCTGGAGAAGGACAAGCAGGGCAAGTACACCGGCGTGGTCCATGGCTACACATTCACGTTCATCGCCCTGGAAACCATGGTTCCCCAGCTCTCCTTCGATGAGGAGGTGAGCTCGCTGGTCCAAACGATCCACAGTCTCAACCGCTTCGGGGTCACCTCCATCGTCGATGCGGGCACCGGCTTCCGAGGGTATCCGAAGGCCCAGCGCACCGTTGACGTCGTCGCCCGCGACAATCGCCTCAACATCCGCATGCCCTTCGTCGACATCCAGTTCGGCGACGCCGCCGACTTCAACGTGGTCGACGCGCAGGTCAAGGCGATCACGAAGACGGCGCCGATCAGTCCCGGGCACAACCTGCATCCGCAACTGGCGCACGGCCACGTCTACCGGGGCGCCGGCGAGTTGCTGTCGGTGGAGGTGCACGATCACGAGAACTTCGACCGCCCGGCGGTCATCATCGAGCCCGCCAAGATGCGGGAACTGGTGGAGCGGGACATCTCCAAGCTGGTCCAGCGGCGCATCCCCTTCCGTGAGCACATCAGCTATGACGAGAACATCACGCCCTTCCTCGACGCGCTCGAACAGCTGAACCAGAAGACGCCGCTCGACGGCCTGCGCTGGAGCCTCGAACACGCCGAGACCATCAGTCCCGCGAACATCGCCAGGGTCAAGGCGCTGGGCGGCGGCATCGCCCTGGACACCAAAATGGCGCTGCATGGCGACGGCTTCATCAAGACCTACGGCCGCGAAAAGGCGTTGCAGACCCCGCGCCTGCGCCAGCTCGTCGACAGCGGCATCCCGCTGGCCATGACCACCGACGCCTTTAGGGCCGCGTCGTTCAATCCGTGGGTCGGCATCAGCTGGATGGTGTCGGGCAAGTCGATCTCCGGCGCCGAAGTGCTGGCCAAGGACAACCGCCTGTCCCGCGCCGAAGCGCTGGGACTGTTCACCCGCAAGGCGGCATGGTTCCTGAACGCCGAATCCGAGATGGGCATGATCGCCCCAGGCCACCTGGCCGACTTCGTGCTGCTGGACCAGGACTACTTCGAGGTTGAAGAGTCCCGGATCAAGTCCATCGCCTCCGTCCTGACCGTCATGGACGGCCGGGTGGTGTATGGCGCGCAGGAGTACCAATCGCTGGCGCCGGTACTGCCGGAGATCCTGCCGGTCTGGTCGCCGATCAAACACTTCGGCGGCTATTACCAAGCCCGGTGA